In Pan paniscus chromosome 1, NHGRI_mPanPan1-v2.0_pri, whole genome shotgun sequence, the DNA window AGAGCCAAAAGTGAACCGAGGAAACGCAGGTGTGAAACGATCAGCAGCAGAGATGTACGGCTCCTCTTTTGACTTGGACTATGGCTTTCAACGGCATTATTATGATGGGATGTACAGTTTCCCAGCACGtgtacctcctcctcctcccattgCTCTGGCTGTAGTGCCCTCGAAACGTCAGCGTGTATCAGGAAACACCTCACGAAGGGGCAAAAGTGGCTTCAATTCTCAGAGTGGAAAGCGGGGATCTTCCAAGTCTGGAAAGCTGAAAGGAGATGACCTTCAGGCCATTAAGCAGGAGTTGACCCAGATAAAACAGAAAGTGGATTCTCTCCTGGAAAACctggaaaaaattgaaaaggaacatTGCAAGCAAGGAGTAGAGGTAAAGAATGCTAAGTCTGAAGAGGAGCAAACCAGCAGCTCCTTGAAGAAGGATAAGACTCATGTGAAGATGGAGTCTGAGGGGGGTGCAGATGACTCTGTTGAGGAGGGGGACCTACtgtatgatgatgataatgaagatCAGGGGGACAACCAGCTGGAGTTGATCAAGGATGATGaaaaagaggctgaggaaggagaggataaCAGAGACAGCACCAATGGCCAGGATGACTCTTAAGCACATCGTGGGGTTGAGAAATCTTATCCCATTGTTTCTTTACCTAGGAGCTTGTCTAACAACAAATTTTTCACCAGATCCTCTCCCTTAGTATCTTCAGCACATGCTTACTGTTCTCCCCATCCTTGTCCTTCCcacattcattaattcatattGCCCTGCACCTAGTCCCATTTTCACTTCCCTTGACACCCCTAGTAGTTTTCCTAAGTCTTACcctgtaatttttgcttttaattttgacaCCTCTTTATGACTTAACAGTAAAAAGGATGTATGGTTTTTATcaactgtctccaaaataatttttatgcagGGAATACGGTTCTTTTCTTTCATACATAAGTTCAGTAGTTGCTTCCCTAACTGCAAAGGCAATCTCATTGAGTTGAGTAGCTCCTGAAAGCAGCTTGGAGTTAGAAGTATGTGTGTTACACCCCATATTAGTGTGCTGTGTGGGGCAGTTCAACAAAAATCTATCAATGTATTTTTGTGAATGAGAGTTGGCAGGCATGTCAAATGCATCCTCAGAAACATAATTGGTGTTATAGTCTTCAAACGTGTTTTCTAAAGTTGATACTGTGGGTTATTTTTGTGAACAGCTTCATGTTTGGGAcctttttcctcaaaataaacaAGTCCTTATTAAACcagcaatttaaagaaaaaaaattcttggtgggagcagtgacccatgcctgtaactacaacactttgggaggccaaggcgggaggatcatttgagcccagggcttcgagaccaacctgggcaacatggcaaaaccctatctttacaa includes these proteins:
- the HNRNPCL1 gene encoding heterogeneous nuclear ribonucleoprotein C-like 1 yields the protein MASNITNKMDPHSMNSRVFIGNLNTLVVKKSDVEAIFSKYGKIAGCSVHKGFAFVQYDKEKNARAAVAGEDGRMIADQVVDINLAAEPKVNRGNAGVKRSAAEMYGSSFDLDYGFQRHYYDGMYSFPARVPPPPPIALAVVPSKRQRVSGNTSRRGKSGFNSQSGKRGSSKSGKLKGDDLQAIKQELTQIKQKVDSLLENLEKIEKEHCKQGVEVKNAKSEEEQTSSSLKKDKTHVKMESEGGADDSVEEGDLLYDDDNEDQGDNQLELIKDDEKEAEEGEDNRDSTNGQDDS